One part of the Patescibacteria group bacterium genome encodes these proteins:
- a CDS encoding integrase core domain-containing protein yields the protein FTSNTDLFNKNLTEWLIEYNFHRPHQALGYRTPIEISKVSPMWSSCT from the coding sequence TTTACTTCAAATACGGATTTATTTAACAAAAACCTTACGGAATGGCTGATTGAATACAACTTTCACAGACCTCATCAAGCGTTGGGTTATCGCACGCCCATTGAAATCTCAAAAGTGTCACCTATGTGGTCATCTTGTACATA